A segment of the Thermodesulfobacteriota bacterium genome:
GAAAGGACGGCGAAGGTCGCCTTCCCGAACCGGCGCAGTGCCATGACGCGCCCCGCGATGTCGACCCGTACCGGACTCGCGGCGAGCGCGTCCCCGTCCTTCCCCTCCGCCGCCTTCCGGGCCGAGACCGCCGTCCACCCCACGGGCTGGTCGTTCGGGTACGGATTTTCGCCCGCGCCCCGGATCTCCTCGACCTTGCGGATCCGGTCCCGCATCAGCTCGTTCCGGTCTTCCGTCACGCCTTAGCCCCCCATCTCCCCCTCCGGCCTCCTGCCGAGCAGGAACTTCCGGATGAATTCGAGGATGTCTCCGTCGAGTACGGCGTCGACGTTCCCGGTCTCGTGCCCCGTGCGGTGGTCCTTCACCATCTGGTAGGGAGCCAGTACGTAGGACCGGATCTGGGATCCCCAGGCGATGTCCTTCTTCGTCTTGTGCGCCTCCATCGCCTTCTCCGCGCGCTGGCGCATCTCGAGCTCGTAGAGTTTCGACCGCAGGATCTTCATCGCCATCGCCCGGTTCTTGTGCTGGGAGCGTTCCTGCTGGCAGAGGACCACGATCCCGGACGGGAGGTGGGTGACCCGCACCGCCGACTCGACCTTGTTCACGTGCTGCCCGCCCGCGCCGCCCGACCGGAGGGTGTCGATCTTCAGGTCGTTCTCGTTGATCTGGATATCGACGTTGTCGTCGATCTCGGGGGAGACGAACACGGAGGCGAAGGAGGTGTGGCGGCGCTTGTTGGCGTCGAACGGCGAGATGCGCACCAGGCGGTGCACGCCGGTCTCGGCCTTCATGTACCCGTACGGGTGGTCGCCGGAAAGGACGAAGGTGGCGCTCTTGACCCCGCCTTCCTCGCCGTCCTGCCGCTCGGCGAGCTCCATCCCGAACCCGTTGCGGTCCGCGAACCGGGAGTACATCCGCAGCAGCATGTCCGCCCAGTCCTGGGATTCCCTCCCCCCCGCGCCGGCATGGATGGTCACGATGGCGTTGTTCGCGTCGTTCTCCCCGGCCAGCATCCTGTCGAGCTCGGCCGCGTCGAGCGCCTCGGCAACCGATTCGAGATGCTTCCCGATCTCACCGGCAAGCGTATCGTCGCCGGATTCCGTGGCGAGCTCGAGGTACGCGCGCAGGTCGTCGAAGGACGCGGACAGGGAATTCCATCGTGAAAGGAGCGTCTCGATCCCTTTCCGCTCCCGGAGAAGGCGCTCCGCCGCCTCGGGGGAATCCCAGAACCCCTCCCGCGCGACTTCGGCTTCCAGCTCCTTGAGACGCGCCGCCTTGGCGTCTACGTCAAAGATAGCCTCGCAACGCCTGGAACCTCGCCTCAAGCGCCGCGGTCTTTTCTTCCAGGAAGCCGGAAGCCATATACTCCTCGCAACGGGAAAAATAGGATGAGGAAAGCAATTATAATACAGGAAATCCCAAAGATTTCCCCTGTTTTTGCGTAAAATGTCCTCCCGGTCCCCGGTCGGATCTCCGCCACGACGATCCCCCTCCGGTACAGTCCCTCGGACGCGACGATTCCCCCCTCCGGATCGATCACCGCGCTGATCCCGGAATTCGCCGCCCGCGCCATGGGACGCCGCAGCTCCACGCATCGCATCCGGGCCATCGCCAGGTGCTGGTAGGGAGCGACCGTATTTCCGAACCAGGCGTCGTTCGTGACGTTCACCAGCCATGACGCCCCTTCGAGGACCGCCTCCCTCGGAATGCCGGGAAAGATCGCCTCGTAGCAGACCGTGGCGGCGACGGCATATCCGGACACCCGGAAAAGGGAGGGAGACGTCCCGCGGGAGAAGTCCTCCGCCCCCTCCGTCAGCTTCTCCAGGAAAAAGAGGATCCGTCTCATCGGGATGTACTCGCCGAACGGGACGAGAT
Coding sequences within it:
- the prfB gene encoding peptide chain release factor 2 (programmed frameshift) produces the protein MASGFLEEKTAALEARFQALRGYLDVDAKAARLKELEAEVAREGFWDSPEAAERLLRERKGIETLLSRWNSLSASFDDLRAYLELATESGDDTLAGEIGKHLESVAEALDAAELDRMLAGENDANNAIVTIHAGAGGRESQDWADMLLRMYSRFADRNGFGMELAERQDGEEGGVKSATFVLSGDHPYGYMKAETGVHRLVRISPFDANKRRHTSFASVFVSPEIDDNVDIQINENDLKIDTLRSGGAGGQHVNKVESAVRVTHLPSGIVVLCQQERSQHKNRAMAMKILRSKLYELEMRQRAEKAMEAHKTKKDIAWGSQIRSYVLAPYQMVKDHRTGHETGNVDAVLDGDILEFIRKFLLGRRPEGEMGG